The window TTTAAAGTTTTCTTAATGTTAAAATaccccaacagtctattttctggcTTTCTTACAAAACtgacccaccctctctctctctcctgccctcaGATACCCTCACCTCAGTCCCCTCAATAAAGAGTCGTTTGATGTGGGCGCCGACATCTTCGCCAAGTTCTCCGCTTTCATCAAGAACAGTCCAAACAACAGCAGTAAGAACCGAACACTCAACTCTTAACACTTCTTTCTGTTTAAATTCACAATGTCATTTGTTCATGTTCATTTTTCACCTGCACAGGTGTATTAAaggtgaataaataaaaattaaatgtacgTCTTGGTTTAACAGTACAGGAGCAGGCCTTGCTGAGGGAGTTTAAACGGCTGGATATTTATCTGAGCACCCCACTGCCAGAGGAGATCGACCACAACTCCAGAGAAAACATCACCGTCTCCAGCAGGAAGTACCTGGATGGAAACCGCCTGACCCTGGCAGACTGCAACCTGCTGCCCAAACTGCACGTCATCAAGGTGAGACAGATTTAAAGACAGACCTAAATCAGTGAAAATAAGGCATAAACAATACGTGTACAGCTAGagatacagctatggaaaaaataagagaccactttaaaatgatgagtttctttgaattgaAAACTGAaaaaggagaacatgatgccaagatgcatgaatatcATAAACCAATTTAACTTGTGACTTAGAAGTTAATTGGTAATTTTATGCCAATTTTAAGAAAAGTTGGACGTATATTAGGAAATTTAGGCACAGAAGTTGATATTTGCTATATTTGATATTTACCCTATTTTACTGTCTACAGTAGTTTTATCATGTTTTCTACTAATTTTACCACTTGTTAACACTTATCACATGACTgggttttgcttttgtttttacattaattaGGTATTTTATACCAAATAATATGTTGCATTTTAGGAATAATGTCTTGTTCATAACTGTAAATATATTCTTAGAATGATTTTCAATGcctcaattaaaaaatatatttttttatcattgttattattgtcatattaaataaacaaaatgcaaCGTTGTCTTGCTTTTCAAGAAAAAGGACAGCTCTTATTTAAAACGATTttttgaacactgaacatttttattatCCCAGCGGATTAACTGACAAAGCACAATATAACTTAATTATATAAACTTGTCATTTGTTCAGTATAAactattaatttttttctacttATTCGGACAAAGACACAAACTTTCCGCCATAAGAATACTGATAAGTGCCTGCACTGCCCCAACTGTGTTTTTGGGTGTACTGCATTCATAACCAAAGCACCATACAGAAGCATAATATGCAGCACAGCCATTATGCATACACAAATGCATCATTAATAGAAAGTGCATTTCCACCCCAAAAAAAgatttctcaatctctctctgatTTTACAGGTTGCAGCTAAGAAGTACTGTAACTTCGACATCCCTGCTCACTTCAGCGCCGTGCACCGCTACCTGCAGAACGCTAACGCCCGAGAGGAGTTCATCCAGACCTGCCCGGCCAACATCGAGATCGAGAAAGCCTACCTGAGCGTCGCCAACAAGCGCTCATAGTCCCACACTGACCTCCTGCAgcatctacatacacacacagccttcAGATTTCACCCTGTAAATATCATTAAATCAGAGTCATGTACACTTTAAATTAACACTGCAGCTTTTCAGCCTCATCTTTCCCCCTGACTCATCTGTAGCATATGGTCAAAAGATCAAATACCATATCCCTGCATTTTACCATTAAAtgcaaaagaaagcaaaaaaagtagtagttTTTAGTAGATTTGTTTTGGATATTTTTTAATCtggactttttaaaatatttttatcttaAATGAAGATCAAAAACTAATTTAGCTTGTGAATTGGAAGTGAATTGGTCATTTTATGCCCATTTTAAGAAAACTTGCACATATACTCTGAAATGTAGAGAGAGACGTTGACATTTGCCCATTTTCCCCTGTTTTACTGTCTAGTTTTAGCTGCAATTAGTTAttttaataacttaaaataataaaaaactcaaaacaaaataggaaaacagaaataTCATGTTTTATAccatttataatataaataatataatttctaCTATTTATAAACACTTGTCAGATAAAtggtttttgctttttctttggtgttttatatactttttaaatagtGCAAGCATTTTAGGAATAATGTCTTGTTCATGACTGTAATTATATTCTTAGAAAGATTTTTAATGCctcaatttttaaaataaatgttttctaGTTGTATGTTTTAAGATTTGAtttctttttaaaacacattagtttagttcagtattttttttgttcatactaATTCTCAAATGTCATTTATGTGCATTTATATTGGATAGATTTTATAGAAAACTTTGATTTtacctgacttttttttttaattgtagtataagagaaaaagagaagagaagtccATGGGTAAACCATATGCTACAGATCTAGGAGAACACGAGCAGGTTAAAAAGGgctgaaatattatttttaatgactAAAATGATGGTATATTTGTTATGTGAATGCTCTAACAGTGATATTCTGATATGTGCATTGTtactacagtacatacagtaattgctacttctgcatcagcagccagagtctgagagaacacCCAATTGGCCaagctctctctgggagggtacagtaggtggcgctctctctctccactcatcACTCACATTGTAAGTTGTGATCAGCGCAGGTTTCTGTTAGCTGACGTATCAGAGCTAAGGTTACGACACATTTTGGAaaaaaggggcggagtctgagttcacatgtatgggaggaggcatacGGCTGTCCTGAACCTTCTATTGTCCGAAGCATTGCTAGTAATACTTCTAAATGAGTTTGTGGTTGGGTTAATTGGCTAAATAAGCTAAATTGagacaaataatataaaaattaaaacaagtaaataaataatacagcacatATTAAGCTTTAGCATTATTCACTGTGCCTATGATCCCAAAGCCCTCGAGAAGCACCGCATTGCCATTAAAAAGGAAATGCTGTATGACGGCTGTGCAGCACTTTCTCTGCAATAGGCCACACGTGCAATTAACTGTACAACACCTGTTATTTGCTTtgtttatagtgtatatatgtaCTTTTCACCTAAATGTCTAATTTTGTTTATCTAATAAATCTTTACATATCATTTATTGTGTATAATTGTgttgtggtgtgtagtgtgtaccacttttttacaaggtttttaaACTAGGGTTGGGTGGTATATCTAAGCCCATCTATGAGCGTTATAAACTTGTATACTAACTTAAATACTTATAGTGATATAtgtaacatatacagtatatcgtcgctgtccaatgaaaaacaagtgtctccaaaacagctccaaaactttacaggagagagaaaaaactcccgcactttcagtggaagtcaatgaaaaaacactatatttcaggttattttggagaaattctattggtccatgtatcaagatttttttaatacaatgtaagTGACATAAGTAGTACTTATGTAGTGACATGTGGTAATCTAAAAATCAAGCATCCTCAAGTGTAgttgcaaagactatcaaaagcgctatgatgaaactggcactcagcaggaccgccccaggaaagaaagagcaagagtttcctctgttgcacaggataagttcatcagagttaaaagcctcagaaactgcaagagtatcacagaatattttggtttgtttaacacttttaagttactacatgactccttgtgtgttcctttatagtctgtatcactttactattcatttactatgtaggaaaaaataaaaattaatggtATTATGAGTGTTTTCCATTGTTGTAATTGTAAAATACTATACCgtgctggaaaaaattaagagagcacttcagtttctgaataagtttctctgattttgttatttataggtttatgtttgagtaaaatgaacattgttgttttattctataaactacagacaacatttctcccaaattccaaataaaaatattctcatttagagcatttatttgcagaaaatgttgcagaaatggttgaaataacaaaaaagatgcagagctttcagacctcaaataatgcaaagaaaacaagttcatatttataaagttttaagagttcagaaatcaatatttgttggaataaccct of the Astyanax mexicanus isolate ESR-SI-001 chromosome 10, AstMex3_surface, whole genome shotgun sequence genome contains:
- the clic2 gene encoding chloride intracellular channel protein 2 gives rise to the protein MALRQNSDREPTIELFIKAGHDGENVGNCPFCQSLFMVLWLKGVKFTVTTVDMRKKPEELKDLAPGTNPPFLLYNGVLKTDFIKIEEFLETTLAPPRYPHLSPLNKESFDVGADIFAKFSAFIKNSPNNSIQEQALLREFKRLDIYLSTPLPEEIDHNSRENITVSSRKYLDGNRLTLADCNLLPKLHVIKVAAKKYCNFDIPAHFSAVHRYLQNANAREEFIQTCPANIEIEKAYLSVANKRS